The nucleotide window GAGGCCGCGACGATAACGGGTCGCTTCCATGAACTGGCTGGTACCCAGCCCCTGGTCCTTGTCGAGGATCTCGAAACCGATGTTACCGTCGCTGGGAGTGACACCAGCGGCCGCGAGCTTGAGCCGCGCACGGGACAGGTCATCGGCCTTGACCAGCAAGGCACCGGAGTTCGGTTCAACGGTATAGGGAATATCAGCTGCGGCCAGGGTTTCCATGACCTGCTTGGCGTCCATACCGGCAAGGCTGCCGTACAGAGGCCGGTAGTCCGGTTGCTGGGACCACAACACCACGGCAAAACCAATCGCCACGCTCGCAGCCAGGCCGACCAACAGGCCCACCTGACGCAACATGGTCATCTCGGAGAGGTTTTCAGGAAGGACAACCCGAACAGCGGCGGTTTGCCGCCTATTGGAGTGGCCTTGGCCGGAACATTATCGACGACTGCTTCTGCCATGACTCAATCTCGTCCTTAAACCGGCATCTGCATGATGTCTTGGTAAGCCTGAACCAGCTTGTTACGCACTTGGGTCAGCGCCTGAAAAGACACGCTGGCCTTCTGTGAGGAAATCATCACGTCCGTCAGGTCGACGCCGCTTTTACCAATCTCGAAGGCACTGGCCAACTGATTGGACGCCTGCTGGGTGTCGTTCACTTTATTGACGGCCTGACCGAGCATGTCGGAAAAGCTGCTGCCACCCATTTCAGGGACTGCGGCAGTCGATTTCGGCGCAGACATCGCATCCATTTGCATGGAGCGCATGTCCAGCATCAACCGATTGAATTCAATACCTTGGCTCATGGTTTCTCTCTTTGACGAAGCTACGTCTTTGGCTACCCGCAATTTTTTTGACACTCACTCGGCGGGTAGTGAGGTGTTAGCAACAAGGGTGCCAGCTCCGTGGCCGCTCTAAACAAAAGCTTCCGAGCTTTGCCTTAACCGTGAATCACCGCAAAACCATTGTGGGAGCGAGCCTGCTCGCGAAGAGGGAGTGTCAGTCAACATTTATGTACCTGTTACACCGCCTTCGCGAGCAGGCTCGCTCCCACATTTAGATCGGTGTGCTTGCGTCAACTTTCACGTGGCGAACAAGTACGCTTCTACATCCATTCCGGCGTCGCGCATTTGCGCCAGCTTGTAGCGCAAGGTGCGCGGGCTGATGCCCAATCGCTCGGCGGCTTCCTTGCGACGGCCACGCTCGGAGCGCAAGGTGTCGATGATCATCTGGAATTCACGACGCCGCAGGTCATCGCCCAGCGCCCCCGCCGATTCCGCTTCGACTTCTACAACACGCGCTGGCGTCGCCGCCAACATCGGCAGCGGCGCACACGCCACGGGCCCGGCGAGACAGAAATCCTGCGGCTGGATCAAACCGCCCTGCTGCAGAATCAAGGCACGCTGGATCGCGTTGTCCAGCTCTCTTACATTACCCGGCCACTGATAGCCGATCAGACACGCCTGCGCCTCAGGCGACAGCCTCGCCGCGGCATGCTTCATTTTATTGACGTGTTTGACCAACAGACGCTCGGCCAGCGGCAGGATATCGGCGGTGCGCTCGCGCAGCGGACGCCAGGCCAGCGGGAACACCGACAGGCGATAGTAAAGGTCTTCGCGAAAACGCCCCGCCGCCACTTCAGCAGCCAGGTCGCGGTTGGTGGTGGCAACCACTCGAATGTCCAGTGCGATTGGCTTGCGGGCGCCGACTCGCTCGACTTCACGCTCCTGCAATACGCGCAGCAACTTGGCCTGAAGGCCGAGGGGCATTTCGGAAATTTCGTCGAGCAGGATCGTCCCGCCATCAGCCTGCTCGAACTTACCGGCCTGCGCCGCGATGGCGCCGGTGAACGAACCCTTCTCGTGACCGAACAAAGTGGCTTCAAGCATGTTGTCCGGGATCGCTGCGCAGTTGATCGCAATGAACGGCTGACAGGCGCGATGGGAGTGCTGATGGATGTAACGCGCCAACACTTCCTTACCGGTCCCCGACTCACCGGAGATCAACACCGTGGAGTCACTGCGCGCCACGCGCGCGGCCAATTCCAGCAATTGCGCACTGGCCGGCTCGAACGCCACAGGCCCTTCACTCTCGGTCGCGCCGAGATTGCCCAGCGCGTGACGCGCCACCAGATCGAGCAAGGCTTTGGGCTCGAACGGTTTGACCAGATAATCCGCCGCGCCTTGACGCATCGCATCGACCGCTCGATCGACAGCGCCATGCGCCGTCATGAGCAACACCGGCAATTGCGGCTGACGAGCCCGCAGCAATCCGAGCAGTTGATGACCGTCCATGCCCGGCATGTTGACGTCACTGACTACCAGATTGAACGCCTCGGCGCCGACCACAGTCAGCGCCTCTTCCGCCGAACCGACAGCGATGTATTCGTGCCCGGCGAGCAATAGCGTATCGGCCAATGCCTCCCGAAGCGCACGGTCATCCTCGACCAGTAAAACCTTGATTGCCATGGCCTTCATTCCATTCCTTGAACGCTGGGCTGCCCACTGGAAAAAAGCGGCAGGATCACCTGCGCGCAAGTGCCACGCCCCGGCCGCGAGCGCAACTGCAGTTCTCCATGATGAGCACGGGCCACCGCCTTGACCACGGTAAGTCCCAGGCCGGTACCGGTGGTTTTGGTGGTAAAAAACGGCTCACCCAAACGCGCCAGCACCACCCCGTCGATACCGCTGCCGCTGTCGCTGACGCACAGGCGCAGGTTGTTGCCGCGGGTATACAGGTGAACCTTCAAACGGACGCCGCCGACACTGGCCTGAATGGCGTTCTCGATCAGATTGAGGATCGCCCCGACCAACGTGTCGCGATTGCACAGCAACTCACCGGCATGGCTGTCGCACTGCCAGCGAATCGGCAGATCCTGAACATGGGTCAGTGCGGCCGCTTGCAGCGCCTGCATCAACAGTTTGGGCGTCACCCGATCGG belongs to Pseudomonas sp. B21-015 and includes:
- the fleR gene encoding sigma-54-dependent response regulator transcription factor FleR; the encoded protein is MAIKVLLVEDDRALREALADTLLLAGHEYIAVGSAEEALTVVGAEAFNLVVSDVNMPGMDGHQLLGLLRARQPQLPVLLMTAHGAVDRAVDAMRQGAADYLVKPFEPKALLDLVARHALGNLGATESEGPVAFEPASAQLLELAARVARSDSTVLISGESGTGKEVLARYIHQHSHRACQPFIAINCAAIPDNMLEATLFGHEKGSFTGAIAAQAGKFEQADGGTILLDEISEMPLGLQAKLLRVLQEREVERVGARKPIALDIRVVATTNRDLAAEVAAGRFREDLYYRLSVFPLAWRPLRERTADILPLAERLLVKHVNKMKHAAARLSPEAQACLIGYQWPGNVRELDNAIQRALILQQGGLIQPQDFCLAGPVACAPLPMLAATPARVVEVEAESAGALGDDLRRREFQMIIDTLRSERGRRKEAAERLGISPRTLRYKLAQMRDAGMDVEAYLFAT
- the fliE gene encoding flagellar hook-basal body complex protein FliE, with the translated sequence MSQGIEFNRLMLDMRSMQMDAMSAPKSTAAVPEMGGSSFSDMLGQAVNKVNDTQQASNQLASAFEIGKSGVDLTDVMISSQKASVSFQALTQVRNKLVQAYQDIMQMPV